A window from Podospora bellae-mahoneyi strain CBS 112042 chromosome 1 map unlocalized CBS112042p_1, whole genome shotgun sequence encodes these proteins:
- a CDS encoding uncharacterized protein (EggNog:ENOG503P6JX) has protein sequence MANGIFFVSWELWQQMTFILAMGIVAVFCAGLMKLWWNNRLVKKQELLDEEKRLRVEEMRRSGLGMKRANDIPFGVRAIQGGVEVDGIWISRPASQDDPATAKLVSSNSTASSQSSALPPVSQVSLESQRPLFRTMGGLNEDTLRSLEGHGSRQPHDIYVPTSSQQIPHYPSQQSSVSSLGESASARSRSGKGNSSALNSRVYAPKPLCEGQYQYHQVDSARNGQDSPPDPFQTPARTPSGFSVRLPSGTQTPLLPVSSIPAPEPTFGPGDLHLNRSSRRVNGGFEILPAGTVGGPRKLDHSVNPVPGRTASQSPNKPRT, from the exons ATGGCCAACGGCatcttttttgtttcttgggaGTTGTGGCAGCAGATGACTTTT ATCCTAGCTATGGGAATAGTGGCTGTATTTTGTGCAGGGCTGATGAAACTCTGGTGGAATAACCGTCTGGTGAAAAAACAAGAGCTGTTGGACGAAGAGAAGAGACtgcgggtggaggagatgcgCAGGTCAGGTCTTGGCATGAAGCGAGCGAACGATATCCCCTTCGGAGTTCGAGCTATACAGGGTGgcgtggaggttgatgggataTGGATCTCAAGACCTGCATCCCAGGACGACCCAGCTACTGCGAAGCTTGTATCCTCCAATTCGACGGCAAGTAGCCAATCTTCTGCCTTACCACCGGTCTCCCAAGTCTCTTTGGAGAGCCAACGACCGCTTTTTCGAACAATGGGCGGCTTGAATGAGGATACACTTCGAAGTTTGGAGGGGCATGGATCGAGACAGCCTCACGATATCTACGTCCCCACTTCGAGTCAACAAATACCCCATTATCCTAGTCAGCAAAGCTCAGTGTCGTCGCTAGGAGAGTCTGCCTCGGCAAGAAGCAGGAGTGGGAAGGGCAACTCATCAGCACTCAATTCGAGGGTCTATGCGCCAAAACCACTTTGTGAAGGACAGTATCAGTACCATCAGGTGGATAGTGCGCGGAATGGGCAGGACTCACCCCCAGATCCTTTTCAAACCCCGGCCCGTACACCCAGTGGATTCTCAGTTCGACTACCCAGTGGAACACAGACTCCCCTGTTACCAGTGAGCAGCATACCAGCCCCCGAGCCGACCTTTGGGCCCGGAGACTTGCACTTGAACCGTTCTTCTCGGAGGGTGAACGGGGGATTCGAGATTCTACCAGCTGGAACTGTTGGAGGCCCAAGGAAGCTTGACCACTCCGTGAACCCAGTTCCGGGCAGAACTGCGTCCCAGTCTCCCAATAAGCCGAGGACATAG
- the rhp51 gene encoding RecA recombinase Rhp51 (EggNog:ENOG503NU4I; COG:L), translated as MSAHEEYDESAMEDGGPNPGAPTPLAALEGVAGLTKRDIQMIIEGGYNTVESVAYTPRRVLEQIKGISEQKAQKILTEASKLVPMGFTTATEMHQRRSELISITTGSKNLDTLLAGGIETGSVTEIFGEFRTGKSQICHTLAVTCQLPFDMGGGEGKCMYIDTEGTFRPVRLLAVANRYGLSGEEVLDNVAYARAYNSDHQLQLLNQAAAMMCETRFSLLIVDSATSLYRTDFLGRGELSSRQTHLAKFMRTLQRLADEFGIAVVITNQVVAQVDGGPSAMFNPDPKKPIGGNIIAHASTTRISLKKGRAETRIAKIYDSPCLPESDCLFAIGEDGIGDPAPKDMEKN; from the exons ATGTCGGCTCACGAGGAATACGATGAATCAGcgatggaggatgggggacCCAACCCTGGCGCGCCCACACCCCTCGCAGCCTTGGAG GGCGTTGCAGGTCTGACTAAACGTGACATTCAAATGATCATCGAGGGAGGCTACAACACGGTTGAGTCCGTCGCCTATACACCAAGGAGGGTACTTGAACAGATCAAGGGTATCTCGGAACAAAAAGCTCAAAAGATTCTCACTGAAGCTTCGAAACTCGTTCCCATGGGCTTCACGACTGCTACGGAAATGCATCAGCGTCGCAGTGagctcatctccatcacgACGGGCTCCAAGAACCTTGACACACTGTTGGCTGGTGGCATTGAAACCGGCAGCGTAACTGAAATCTTCGGCGAGTTTCGCACGGGAAAGTCACAAATCTGCCACACACTGGCCGTGACATGTCAGTTGCCTTTTGATatgggcggcggcgagggaaaGTGCATGTACATCGACACAGAAGGCACCTTTCGCCCCGTCCGTCTTCTTGCTGTGGCCAATCGATATGGTCTttctggggaagaggttCTCGACAATGTCGCCTATGCGAGAGCGTACAACTCGGATCATCAACTGCAGTTATTGAATCAAGCAGCCGCCATGATGTGCGAGACACGATTCAGTCTTCTGATTGTTGACTCAGCCACCTCGCTCTACCGAACTGACTTTTTGGGTCGTGGTGAGCTCAGCTCTCGTCAGACCCATCTCGCCAAGTTCATGCGTACTCTTCAGCGTCTTGCTGATGAGTTCGGGATTGCTGTCGTTATTACGAACCAGGTGGTGGCACAGGTCGATGGCGGTCCATCAGCCATGTTCAACCCCGACCCCAAGAAGCCCATTGGCGGCAACATCATCGCACATGCCAGTACAACACGCATCAGTTTAAAGAAGGGAAGGGCTGAGACAAGAATAGCCAAGATTTACGACAGTCCTTGTCTGCCAGAGAGTGACTGTCTTTTCGCGATTGGCGAAGATGGTATCGGGGACCCGGCCCCCAAGGACATGGAGAAGAACTGA
- a CDS encoding uncharacterized protein (COG:U; EggNog:ENOG503NY82), with product MVEMLLPVVSYQLIRKPILAQPGPFCPVLLRASLLAWQGGQNSALQSSRTATSLPATKRDNAPGIVDWSLKTSHGVKMPSRKFEILYKEARLNLEPASPSSIVQLRVAPQSAYGRASSNRTSTEDEKGYRSRSLATASSIYYRKHHKSPRAFLWRVLENGTILSIRVADVCKQQQVVDAPLILNLRFPSAIHSSCIGFADPKDTDSLCVFVVDQSNKLYSITLRPELFRNKTTSDGGLGDACRVYSPPGFGFKHPHRLAVVNSDQFIVTMHDGGILKFDRNKAHDVHASPWKETIYNVAGWGQSLRGLVPFQRNPTVRYEKINMELTAAVSTAVATMGLENTAFLFTICLDHRMRVWDVRTGSILYTGDILNANRDVQEGSSWNINPSQSNLIRIEEGARGECLVTTFSPVGNGEFKFWKVKANDQGSIHVADYFSGQQLIPPSPSSMDVWSMADFAVMGKTEGPELWALWKNNTSYRVHRLQIHPRNGNRCFDDGWKTVYIENSVPTVEASGPWNSIDSAEKWLDLIFFPGRFSKATLETALAVYEKGLGTYKETSSRAGKSIAESICSVLGSTAALGKTSAGGADYEQFRGTSETQWMRFWRLLLELDKQRGEALALIYDPEEEMVWTACADLLAAVRECSDMDRVYYNLSSPEKKDEDVAALVAAGLTFVEGFNDSTSQLSHAALRAELFQESSLPDSERMQLFLDRAGFWSSVGDDDIAQVTDILGQNYRTVTSRLYEDLFDLITATSDANSQELKEQFTGFGRKVIVRSVQDTVELHRRILFSQLVLLVHMEFDIENEEESPLHSRFDVGSIYRRLIGALRRLEHLRWMVKTELNIPTRVAVVSGVSSPQLAKRGQEETHTVTALEGLTGHLYGLPEDSNEPLISAITDLVLDLCAPGSTTILQTCLLQCGLLKHDRPDLALELKPFADQDPFSIYIQGRVFLAHKDYDTAAYYFRRAAIGLSITMKHMDRHSSGLLDDTEWNLLNSGLPNYYSHIVSLFERQKAYSYVVEFSRLALQFVQTSAQDTASIKTEMLSRLFTASTAISHFEEAHSALLQMQDESLQRSYLRKLVEKMCETGQNKQLISLPFSGLQPKVDDILLEKCKATRDVLSGVLYHQILYAWRISHNDYRGGAAILLDRLQKLRQAGEGDKINSVNGDALDTQVTRQYLLLINALNCVPPEEAYILEDVSSEEKLTPAAPRINHGGGGGDDLDAQLEDLSKKLDVENGGDGEEEDAALVAKMKSFLSRPAEGQAPRKLLTLADIRKNYQLELDRIVAIQNNQFGIMGEGDEDVDMMDIA from the exons ATGGTCGAGATGCTCCTGCCTGTTGTGTCTTATCAGCTTATCAGAAAACCCATCCTAGCTCAGCCCGGGCCATTCTGCCCAGTCTTGCTCAGAGCTTCCTTGCTTGCTTGGCAAGGCGGCCAGAATTCTGCCCTCCAAAGCTCAAGAACCGCGACCAGTCTACCAGCAACGAAACGCGACAACGCACCCGGGATCGTCGATTGGTCGCTAAAAACATCACATGGGGTCAAGATGCCCTCCAGGAAGTTTGAGATACTCTACAAAGAGGCGCGATTGAATTTAGAGCCTGCTTCGCCATCGTCTATTGTGCAGCTCCGCGTCGCACCGCAAAGCGCCTACGGACGGGCGAGCTCAAACCGAACCAGCaccgaggacgagaagggcTACCGGTCAAGGAGCCTTGCGACTGCCTCCTCCATCTACTACCGAAAACACCACAAGTCTCCCCGAGCATTCCTCTGGCGTGTCCTCGAAAATGGCACCATTCTTAGCATTCGCGTCGCCGATGTTTGCAAGCAGCAACAAGTCGTCGATGCGCCATTGATTCTCAACCTTCGCTTCCCTTCTGCGATACACAGTTCATGCATCGGCTTTGCAGACCCAAAGGATACCGATTCGTTGTGCGTTTTCGTTGTCGACCAGTCGAACAAGCTGTACTCGATCACACTGCGACCTGAGCTCTTCCGCAACAAGACAACGAGTGACGGGGGGCTGGGAGATGCTTGCCGGGTATACTCGCCGCCAGGGTTTGGGTTTAAGCACCCGCATCGCCTTGCGGTTGTCAACTCTGATCAGTTTATCGTCACTATGCATGACGGCGGCATCTTGAAGTTTGACAGAAACAAGGCACACGATG TACATGCGTCGCCTTGGAAAGAAACCATTTACAATGTTGCCGGCTGGGGACAAAGTCTGCGTGGGCTTGTTCCCTTCCAGCGAAACCCGACGGTCCGATACGAAAAGATCAACATGGAGTTGACAGCGGCCGTATCGACAGCAGTGGCGACCATGGGACTCGAAAACACCGCCTTTCTATTCACGATTTGCTTAGATCACAGAATGAGGGTGTGGGACGTGCGCACAGGTTCAATCTTATACACTGGCGACATCTTGAATGCGAATAGGGATGTGCAGGAAGGGTCGTCATGGAACATCAATCCTTCGCAGAGCAATCTAATCCGAATAGAGGAAGGCGCTCGTGGCGAGTGTCTGGTTACGACCTTTTCGCCTGTCGGTAACGGCGAGTTCAAGTTCTGGAAAGTCAAGGCCAACGATCAGGGGTCGATTCATGTTGCCGACTACTTCTCAGGCCAGCAATTGATTCCTCCGAGCCCATCCTCGATGGATGTCTGGTCAATGGCCGACTTCGCCGTCATGGGCAAAACAGAAGGGCCAGAACTCTGGGCTTTGTGGAAGAACAACACCAGCTATCGCGTGCACAGGCTGCAAATACACCCGCGGAACGGCAATCGGTGCTTTGATGACGGGTGGAAGACGGTTTATATTGAAAACTCGGTACCAACAGTGGAAGCTTCGGGGCCATGGAACTCGATCGACTCCGCTGAGAAATGGCTCGATCTTATCTTCTTCCCTGGGAGATTCTCCAAGGCTACGCTTGAAACTGCCCTGGCCGTTTATGAGAAGGGACTGGGTACCTACAAGGAGACATCTTCAAGAGCGGGCAAGAGTATTGCAGAGTCCATCTGTTCTGTTCTGGGGTCCACGGCGGCATTGGGAAAGACCTCAGCCGGCGGTGCTGATTACGAGCAGTTCAGGGGTACAAGCGAAACGCAGTGGATGCGGTTTTGGCGTCTTTTGCTTGAGCTTGACAAGCAAAGGGGCGAAGCTCTTGCACTGATATATGATCCGGAGGAAGAAATGGTGTGGACTGCATGCGCAGACTTGCTTGCTGCCGTAAGGGAATGCAGCGATATGGACCGTGTTTATTACAATCTTTCGAGtccagagaagaaggatgaggatgtcgCTGCTCTGGTTGCTGCCGGTCTCACATTTGTGGAAGGTTTCAACGACAGTACATCCCAACTAAGCCACGCTGCCCTTCGAGCCGAGTTGTTCCAAGAGTCTTCGCTGCCGGACAGTGAAAGGATGCAGCTGTTCCTAGATCGGGCAGGGTTTTGGTCATCGGTCGGGGATGACGATATCGCCCAAGTCACCGACATTCTTGGTCAGAACTACCGGACAGTAACCTCGCGTCTGTATGAGGATCTGTTTGATTTGATCACAGCCACGAGCGACGCCAACTCACAGGAGCTTAAAGAGCAATTCACTGGGTTTGGGCGGAAGGTCATTGTCCGCTCTGTTCAAGATACAGTCGAGCTTCACCGGAGAATTCTCTTCAGTCAGCTGGTACTTCTTGTTCACATGGAGTTTGATATCGAAAATGAAGAGGAAAGCCCACTTCACTCGCGGTTCGACGTGGGTTCCATCTACCGGCGATTAATCGGGGCTCTCCGAAGACTGGAGCATCTGAGGTGGATGGTCAAGACAGAGCTGAACATTCCAACCAGAGTTGCGGTGGTGTCTGGTGTTTCTTCTCCTCAGTTAGCCAAGCGTGGACAGGAGGAGACACACACTGTGACAGCTCTGGAGGGGCTTACAGGTCACCTCTATGGGTTGCCAGAAGATAGCAATGAGCCACTAATTTCCGCCATCACGGACCTGGTATTGGACCTCTGCGCCCCTGGCAGCACGACCATCCTCCAGACGTGCCTTCTCCAATGCGGCCTGCTCAAACATGACCGACCAGATCTTGCACTCGAGCTCAAGCCGTTCGCCGACCAGGATCCCTTTTCCATTTATATCCAAGGTCGTGTCTTCCTTGCACACAAGGATTACGACACCGCTGCCTACTACTTCAGAAGAGCAGCCATTGgcctcagcatcaccatGAAGCACATGGATCGCCACAGCTCCGGCCTCCTCGACGATACAGAATGGAACCTCCTTAACAGTGGGCTCCCCAATTACTACAGCCATATCGTCTCTCTCTTCGAACGCCAAAAGGCTTACTCATACGTTGTGGAGTTTTCCCGCCTGGCTCTTCAATTCGTGCAAACAAGTGCGCAGGACACAGCAAGCATTAAAACTGAAATGCTGAGCCGTCTGTTCACCGCCTCCACGGCCATCTCCCACTTTGAGGAAGCCCACTCTGCTCTCCTCCAAATGCAGGACGAATCCCTGCAGAGATCCTACCTCCGCAAGCTCGTCGAGAAGATGTGCGAGACGGGCCAAAACAAGCAACTCATCAGCCTCCCCTTTTCCGGTCTGCAGCCCAAGGTGGatgacatcctcctcgagaaGTGCAAAGCCACCCGCGACGTCCTCAGCGGGGTACTCTACCACCAGATTCTCTACGCCTGGAGAATCAGCCACAACGATTACCGCGGTGGCGCCGCCATCCTGCTCGACAGGCTCCAAAAGCTCCGCCAGGCAGGCGAGGGCGACAAGATCAACAGCGTCAACGGCGACGCGCTGGACACGCAGGTCACGAGGCAGTATCTTCTTTTGATCAACGCGTTGAACTGCGTGCCGCCCGAGGAAGCTTACATTCTGGAGGATGTCTCTTCCGAGGAGAAATTGACCCCCGCTGCTCCTAGAATTaaccacggcggcggtggtggtgatgacctCGACGCGCAGCTGGAGGATCTCTCAAAGAAGCTCGATGTCGAGAacgggggggatggggaggaggaggacgcgGCGCTGGTTGCAAAGATGAAGTCGTTCTTGTCGAGGCCGGCGGAGGGGCAGGCGCCGAGGAAGCTGCTGACGCTGGCGGACATTAGGAAGAACTACCAGCTCGAGCTGGACAGGATTGTGGCGATTCAGAATAACCAGTTTGGTATCATGGGGGAGGGCGACGAAGACGTGGACATGATGGATATTGCTTAA
- the vps26 gene encoding Vacuolar protein sorting-associated protein 26 (COG:U; BUSCO:EOG092632FC; EggNog:ENOG503NUY1) has product MSYFFATPVDIDIVLEDADERSMVDVKLDKNRREKAPLYNDGESVKGAITIRPKDGKRLEHTGIKVQFIGTIEMFFDRGNHYEFLSLVQELAAPGELQHPQTFDFNFKNVEKQYESYNGINVKLRYFVRVTVSRRMADVIREKDIWVYSYRIPPEMNSSIKMDVGIEDCLHIEFEYSKSKYHLKDVIVGRIYFLLVRLKIKHMELSIIRRETTGAAPNQYNESETLVRFEIMDGSPSRGETIPIRLFLGGFDLTPTFRDVNKKFSTRYYLSLVLIDEDARRYFKQSEIILYRQAPELTNGPDGLPAPTEDRITTVPAKRKEGASSD; this is encoded by the exons ATGTCGTACTTCTTTGCAACCCCCGTCGATATCGACATAGTGCTAGAAGATGCCGACGAGAGGTCAATGGTCGATGTCAAGCTTGATAAGAACCGACGGGAGAAGGCACCCTTGTACAACGACGGCGAATCCGTCAAAGGCGCCATCACAATACGGCCAAAAGATGGCAAGCGGCTAGAGCACACAGGCATCAAGGTCCAGTTCATCGGCACAATCG AGATGTTCTTCGACCGTGGCAACCACTACGaattcctctccctcgtccaAGAACTCGCCGCCCCAGGCGAACTCCAACACCCACAGACCTTCGACTTCAACTTCAAGAATGTCGAGAAGCAGTACGAGTCTTACAACGGCATCAACGTCAAGCTGCGCTACTTTGTCCGCGTCACGGTATCCCGTCGCATGGCCGACGTCATTCGCGAAAAGGACATTTGGGTCTACAGTTATCGCATCCCCCCCGAGAtgaacagcagcatcaagatGGACGTTGGTATCGAGGACTGCCTGCACATCGAGTTTGAGTACAGCAAGAGCAAGTACCACCTCAAGGATGTGATTGTGGGGCGCATCTACTTCTTGCTCGTGCGCCTAAAGATTAAACACATGGAGTTGAGCATCATCCGCCGAGAGACGACGGGAGCGGCGCCTAACCAATATAACGAGAGTGAGACGCTGGTTCGGTTCGAA ATCATGGACGGGTCGCCATCAAGAGGAGAAACGATACCTATCAGGCTGTTCCTGGGCGGGTTTGACCTAACACCAACGTTCAGAGATGTCAACAAGAAGTTCTCCACGAGATACTACCTCAGTCTCGTCCTTATTGACGAAG ACGCGAGGAGATATTTCAAGCAATCAGAGATCATCCTGTATCGTCAAGCCCCGGAACTCACCAACGGGCCAGATGGCCTACCAGCCCCAACAGAGGATAGAATTACCACTGTGCCGGC gaaaaggaaggaaggggccAGTTCGGATTGA